CGGGCGGGGGCCTGCTTTTTTGCGGAACCGCGGGGAGAAGAAGCACTGCACCTTGCCTTTACTCTCGCATCAGGGCATACTTTGCGACCGAAAATGTAACGCTCACCAGCCCCAAGGGCACATGAGGAATATTCGCACATGGCAATGCTTCTGCAATCACAGCGCCCCCCCAAACCCCTGTGGCGGGAATACGGCGAAGCTCTGTTCGTCGCGCTTATCTTGGCTCTGGTCATCCGCACCTTTGTGGTGCAGGCATTCAAGATTCCTTCGGAATCCATGGTTAAAACCCTGCTTGTGGGCGATCACCTGCTGGCAAGCAAGTTTTCCTACGGCATCAAGATTCCCTTTACCCACTCCTACATTTACAAGGGGAGCGACCCGGTCAAGGGCGACATTATCATTTTTGAATACCCCAATGATCCCAGCGTGGACTACATCAAGCGCATCATTGGAACGCCCGGCGACACCATTGAGGTGCGCAACAAGCAGCTGTTCCGCAACGGCGAGCCGGTAAAGGAAGCCTACATCCGCTTTACCGAGCCTGACCGCATCCAGCCGGTGCGCGACAATTTTGGCCCTATTACCGTGCCCGCAGACAAGTATTTTGTCATGGGCGACAACCGCGACAACTCGATGGATTCGCGCTTCTGGGGCCTCGTGGACCGCAGCGCCATACGCGCCAAAGCCTGGCGCATCTATTGGTCGTGGGGCGGTCTGGGCGATATCCGCTGGGATCGCATCGGCAAGGCCGTGCAATAGCATCTGGCGGTACATTCTGCTTGCAGGCGCGGACGGGATTTGCCCGGTGCGCCTGACGACAAGACTTTTGCGGCGCGGGTAGATGCAACAATCCGCGCCGCTTATCATTTGCAGGGTCAAGGAGAACGCATGGTTGTCCGTTTGAACAGCGGCGGGGTTGAAGGTGTGGATGCCTACCCCGTGGAACTGGAAGTGGACTTCGTGCGGCAGGGGCTGCCCGGCTTCACCATGGTGGGGCTGGCGGAAACAGCGGTGCGCGAGGCCAAGGACAGGGTCTTTGCCGCCTTGCGGGCCTGCGGCTTCAAGCTGCCCCCGGCGCGGATTACGGTAAACCTTGCACCGGCTTGGCGGCGCAAGAGCGGCGCAAGCTATGACCTGCCGCTGGCCGTTGGGTTGCTGGCCGCTGCGGGGATTATACCTGCGGAGCCTTTACAGGGAATGTATCTTGCGGGCGAACTTTCTCTCAACGGGGCGTTGCGCCCGGTGAGCGGCGTGTTGCCTCTGGCCCTGCTGGCGCGCCAGCAGGGAGCCGCAGGGTTGGTGGTTCCCCCTGGCAACGGCGCGGAAGCTGCGGTGGTTCGCGGGCTCAAGGTGTTTGCGCCCGAGGGGCTTGGCCGCTGCGCGGCCTTTCTGGCTGGTGCGGAGCCGCTTGAGCCTCTGTGCGAACCCGTGCCCGATATGCTTGAAGCACCTGCCTACAGGCAGGATTATGCCGAAGTTAAAGGCCAGGAGGCCGCCAAACGTGCGCTGGAAGTGGCCGCAGCTGGCGGCCACAACGTGCTGCTCATAGGCCCGCCCGGCAGCGGCAAAACCATGCTGGCTCAGCGCCTGCCTACCATTCTGCCGCCGCTGGACTTTGAAGAATCTCTGGAAGTCACAAAGATTTACAGCGTGTCGGGCAAGCTGCCGCCCGAGGCCGGACTTATGCGTGTGCGGCCCTTTCGCGCGCCGCACCACACCATATCCGATGTGGCGCTGGTGGGCGGCGGGGGCTACCCGCGCCCCGGCGAGGTAAGTCTTGCCCACCGAGGGGTGTTGTTTCTGGACGAACTGCCCGAATTTCGCAAAACAGCCCTTGAGGCGTTGCGCCAGCCTCTGGAAGGCGGCGTGGCTGCCATTGCGCGCGCCGCGCACAGTGTGAACTTTCCCGCTGCCTGCATGCTTGTGGCAGCCATGAATCCCTGTCCATGCGGCTATTACGGCGACCCCACGCACCAGTGCACCTGCCGCGAGGAACAACGGGTGCGCTATCAGTCACGCCTTTCCGGCCCCATGCTTGACCGCATTGACGTGCATGTGGAAGTGCCTGCTGTGGCCTATGCGGATTTTCGCGGTGCAGGCCGAGGCGCTTCGTCCGCGCAGATGCGCGAACGCGTGCTCAAGGCTCGATCAACCCAGCGGGCGCGCTACGGCAGCGACGGGCCACGCTGCAATGCGGAACTTTCCGGCGCGTTGCTCGATCAGCATTGCGCGCTGGATGCCGAAGGCCATGCCCTGATGGAGGGCGCGGTCAACCGTCTTTCCCTCTCCGCACGGGCATGCGCCAGAGTGCTGCGCATGGCCCGGACCATTGCCGATCTGGACGATGCCGCCAGCATTGCCACGCGGCACCTGGCCGAAGCTGTGTCGCTCCGGGTGCTGGACAGAGGCTGATTCTCTTTTCAACACAGCAACATCCCACAAATTTAAAGAATGTTAACGCCCTTGGTCAGCCCTAATTTAGGGCGACACCTGGGCGCGAAGTGTTCTTGACTAAATACATGACACAGTCATATATCAACCGAGGAATATATTTCCCCAGTTCTATATATGAGGTGTTTATGGAAAACGATATGTTGGAAAAATCGTACATCCCTTTTCAATGTTTGGTAATCAACACTCTTAACCGATTCAATGTGGAAGGCATCACCACCGCGCAATACGAAATTTTGGATGCCCTGGTCGCGAACGGCAGCAAAACCACCACGGAACTGGCCACCCTGCGTGGAATTTCGCAATCTGGCACGTCCAAGCTTACCAAAAGGCTTTTGGATAAAAATCATATTGTGCAAAAGAAAAGCGGAACCGACAGGCGCAGTTACGACATATCAATCACTCCCGAGGGAAGAGATTTTCTTAACAGGGCGGAAAAATTCAGAAAAGAACTGCTGCTCACTATCGAAGCCGCCTTGTCGGAACAGGAACGCGAAACCTTTGCGACCCTTTGCCGCAAAATCGTAGCTTCGTCCGCCAAGGGAAAGGAAAAGGCGTAACCAATGAAATTTAGGGGCAATATCGCCATAGTTACAGGCGCTTCCACCGGCGTTGGCGAAGCCATCGCTCAGGAGCTTTATGGCCGTGGGCTTACAGTGGTTATAACGGCCAGGGACAGTGCGGCTATCGAGGCCACGGCACGGAACATGGATCCATCCGGACAACGCGTTTTCCCCATGATTGCAGATGTCAAAGACCACATTTCCGTCAAAAACTTGATTGATTCCATCATGGAGCGCTGGGGAAGAATTGACTATCTTGTGAACAATGCGGGTATAACCGGGCCGCATGGCGTCTCCATATGCGATTATGATGTGGAAGACTGGCAGGAAGTTATCCAGACGGATCTGAGCGGCGTTTTTTATGGGATGAAGTATGCTATCCCCGCCATGCTCAGGAACGGAGGTGGCGCGGTGGTCAATCTTTCCGCCGTCAACGGCATGGTGGGGATTCCGGGGATTGCCCCTTACACTTGCGCCAAACATGGCGTTGTGGGACTGACCCAATCTGTTGCGCTGGAATTTGCAGAAAAAGGTATACGTGTAAACGCTCTGGCCCCAGGCTATGTTGATACCCCCCGGATGAAAGAGTTGCCGGAAGGCGTTCGGCAGATGATGGCGGAATCTCACCCCATGAAACGGATGGCGAAACCGGAAGAGGTGGGCAAACTGGCGGCTTTTTTGCTTTCAGATGAAGCATCGTTCATTACAGGCGGTTGTTATACTGTAGACGGTGGCTACACTGCGCAATAGACGTGGAACGTCTCTCCCCCCGCGGTTTTATAAGAAAGGCCCGTGAACCTTTGTGGTTCACGGGCCTTCAAAATTTTCAGTTGGGCGGCTTTGCTTTAGCTTGCGTTGTTGGCAACGCGTCGGGCTGCCTGTCCGTCATTGTCATTGCCGCGCTGGCGGGCGACTTTTTCCACGTTTTTCTTTTTGTTCTTGGCCGTTTTGGTTGCCTTGGCCTGCTTGCTGTGGTTGGTGGCCTTGGCGCGGTGTACGGTCTGCGTGCCCTCGCCCCGGTCATTTCCGGCAAACTGGTGGTAAGCCTCGCGGGCATTTTTGCGAATGTCGGGGTGATACTTTTCGCGCGGCAAGGTATCCAGAGCAGCCAGCACTGTGGGAGCCTCGCTGTTGCATACCTCAAAACCGGCATCCAGCAGGCGGAAGGCTTCAATGCTGCGGATCTGCGAATCGGGCGCGCCCATGATAACGGCCAGCAGGCGTTTGTCGCCCTTGAGCGCCGTGAAAACCAGATTATAGCCCGAGGCGTTGATCCAGCCGGTTTTAAGGCCGTCCGCGCCAGGGTACTGCCCAAGGAGGGGATTTTTGTTCCAGGTGACGCGGCCCCGGTAGTTTAGCACATGGGTGTTATGGAAGCGCAGCGCATCGGGGTATGCATGCAGATAGGCGCGGGCAAGGGTCAGCATGTCGCGCGCGGTGGTGTACTGCCCCTTGGCCGGGAGGCCGTGCGGATTGACAAAGTAACTGTCGCGCATGCCCAGATCGCGGGCCTTGGCGTTCATCATGTTGATGAACGCGGGCACGGAGCCGCCCACATATTCGGCCATGGCCGTGCTGGCGTCGTTGCCGGAAGAAACAGCCATGCCCGTAAGGAGCTGGTCAAGCGTAACCTGCTCGTTCTCGTTGAGGCCCATGCGCGAGCCGCCGGTGCGGGCCGCATTGCGGCTGATCGTGGTAGTATTGTCACTGCGGGCCAGGCCGGAATTGATCTGATCCATGGCAAGAAACATGGACATGATCTTGGTCAGCGAGGCAGGGGGAATGCGCTGGTCGGCATTTTGCTCAAACAGTATGGCGTCGCGGTCAAGGTCGTATAAAATGGCGGAGCAGACGCCAAGGGAACTTTGCGGCGGAATGGGCGGGGCCGAAAACGCAGCGCCGGGGTGTGACAGAAGAGCTGCACAAAGCAGGGCGGCGATAGCAAAGAGCGTGCGGAGCGGCAGGCAAAAACGACGGGTGCTGGTCATGCACAGTCCTTATGCGTTGGCTGGACGTCAAGCCTCAAGTGCGCTGCGCTACGCGGCTGCAACGGCTGGGCCGTGGGGTCGCGGGCGTATGTGTTGAGGAAAGCCACGAGAAAAAGTTTAGAGATTTGCTAAATGGAACAACGCAATGCTTGTGTACTAAAGATGGGCAGTTATGGCAAGCGGGCAGTGCGCCCCCGCTTTGCGATCTTTTTGCGCGCTTGTGCGTGCCAGCCCGGGGAACGTTGTTCCAACTCCGGTTGCAGCGGAATTTAGCCGCAGAGACTTCATTGAATGCGGCAGTGGTTCAGGCGTAATCGGCGCCTGATGCCATAAGGGAATGCGCGTGGTGTTTATTCATTTCTGAAGCAATAAGTAGAATGCTTTTGCTGTGGGTGCAGCATAGTATGCTCTTGCATGTGGCATGTGCGGTATATGACGGCACGGCATCATGACTGCATGAACTGAAGAATAAAATGCTTTTATCTCTTTATTGCAACATGCAAGAGCAACTGGCTGGTGGCACAGGCCACCCCATATTGCGGTGCATGAAACATGGCAAGGAGGCTACAGTGTTGGACATCCCCCGTATTTTCACCATCACGGAAGGCGAACACCGCATCCATAATCCTTATACGTCAGAAAAGCTTGCTACCCTCGGCGCGGCGTTGCGGCTCAAACCGGGAACCCGCGTGCTCGACCTTGGCAGCGGCTCGGGCGAAATGCTCTGCACATGGGCGCGTGACTACGGCATCACAGGCCTTGGCATAGACATGAGCCCGCTGTTTTGCGGGCAGGCACGGCTCCGCGCGCAAGAGCTGGGCGTTGCCAGTCAGGTGGAGTTTGTCCATGCTGACGCCGCAGGTTACGTTGCGGCTGAAAAGGTTGATCTGGCCGCCTGCGTTGGGGCCACATGGATAGGCGGCGGCGTTGCGGGCACCATTGAGCTTTTGAAGCAAAGCCTTTGCCCTGGCGGGATCATCCTCATTGGCGAGCCGTACTGGCGCTGTATGCCGCCCACGGAAGACATTGCCAGAGGCTGCGGCGCAACTGCCATTGCCGACTTTCTCCCCCTGCCTGGGCTCATAGAATGCTTTGGCAACTTCGGCTATGATGTTGTGGAAATGGTTCTGGCAAATCAGGATGGCTGGGACAGGTACGAAGCTGCCAAGTGGCTGACCATGCGGCGTTGGCTTGAGGCGAACCCGGATGACGACTTTGCCCAAGAAATTCGCAGCCAGTTGACCAGCGAGCCAAAGCGGTACGCCATGTATACGCGCGAGTACCTTGGCTGGGGCGTGTTTGCACTCATGGCGCGGTAGCCACGGCTGCCTTGGTGAAATGTATTCCCAAAGCGATTGTTCCCCAAGGGTGGGTTACAAAAACCGCCATGCCTCGAACCCATGAAAGAACGAGGCATGGCGGTTATGTGTGATCGGGCTAGGTTCGGGCCTAGGCTTTTTCCAGCTCTGCTATCAGTTCGGCCAGGGCAGAAGACTGGCGCCTGAGCGCCTCAACCGCGTTGGCGGCCTCCTGCATGGCAGTAGCTGTGCCTTCGGCAATGCTGCTCACGGCAGACACGGAGGCGTTGATTTCGCCTGTGGCGGCCGACTGCTGCTCGGAAGCCGTGGCGATGGCGCGCACCTGATCGGAAGATTCCATGGCGAGGCTGACAATACTTCCAAGCAGGCTTTCCGCCTTGTTGACCTCCTGCATGGATTTTTCAAGCACTTCCTTGGTGCTGCCCATGCTGCCAAGGGTGCCGCGCACGGCCTGCTGGATGGAATCAATGGACTGCCCCACCTCGCGCGTTGCGGTCATGGTTTTTTCCGCCAGTTTGCGCACTTCATCGGCCACAACGGCAAAGCCGCGTCCGGCTTCGCCTGCCCGGGCGGCTTCAATGGCCGCATTGAGGGCCAGCAGGTTTGTCTGGTCGGCAATATCTTCAATAGTCTGGGCAATGGCCCCGATGGCATCAGCCTTGTTGCTCAGGTCGTCCACAGAGTCGCAGGCAGTCTGAAAATCCTTGTGAATGGCGCTTACGTCCTGCAGCACTGTTGCAAACTGCTGCGAACCCTGCTCGGCGGCATGGCGGGAGTCTTCTGACAGATTTGCGGTAGTTTCCGCGTTTTTGGCTATTTCGAGCACGGATGCGCTCAGTTCTTCCACGGCAGAAGCTGTTTCCGCAATCCTGTGTGTTTGCGTTTCCACGCCTTCCGATGTTTCATCCACGCGGGCAGCCAAACTGCCAAGGGCCGCTGTGAGGGCCGCCACAACCTGGCTCAGGCGCTGGGCGGCGTCACGCATGCCTTCTGTTCTGGCGCTTTCGGCCTTGCGGGTGGCTTCTTCTGCTGCATGCTGCGCCTGCTCGGCATTTTCTGCGCTTACGCGCGCCTCGGCGGTGCGATTATCAGCTTCGCGCATTTTTTCTTTCAGCGATTCCAGCATGGATACCATCGCGTTGCGCAAAACGGAAAATTCGCTCTGGTAGTCAGATGAGATGGGTGTTTCAAGGTTGCCCGCCGCAACAGAGCGGGAGAATGAGGCCAGTGAAAGAATGGGGCTGATGATGGTTCTGTTCAGCACCAGAATAACCACGCAGGCCAGCACAAGGAGTATGCCCACAGCACCCATGGCAGTGTGGCGGTTGCTCTCGGCCAGCTGCCGGGCTTCTGCAAAGAGTTCGGCGTCGGGAATGGCTATGCCAAGGCCCATGCCGGTGGGAGATACGCTGTAAAAAACCGTGGTGGGCTGACCGCTGACCATAAGAGTGTACTGGGCGAGGCTGCCGGGCGCTGTGGTGGTGAGCTCGTTTTTTGCCCCGTTGAAGGGCAGCTTTGCCACCGGCTGCAACAACAGGGCACTATCAGCGGGAAAAGCGGCGATGAGCCCGCTTCTGCAATCAACGGCAAAGGCGCGGGAATTGGGGGTGATTCTAATGCCATCCACGGTCTTGCGGAGGTTTTCCAGGCTCACGTCCAGAGTGGACACGCCGACAATACGCTCTTGGCGGTCATGCATGATGCCAGCCACGGTTATCATGAGCTTGTGGGAGGTCTCGTCCAGATACGGGGCAGACCAGTATACGCTGTCCTGGCGTTTTTTGCTTCTGTCCCACTGCTCGGGAATGGCCTGAGTATACCATGGCTGCCTGGGGTAATCGTACTCAGGCGTGCTGTACTCCATGGTCATTTCGATCTTGCCTTTGTCCCAGTAGGCGTAGGGGCCGTAATAACGCTGATCGGCCCGGAAAGCGCCCGGTTCAAACCAGAGGCCGCATCCCGAAGCCTCGGGGTAGCGGGTGAGGCTCGCCTTGAGCATGGCTGCAACGTCATCGGCGAGATCCGCTTCGTGCCCCTGCTGGACATGACGCAGATTTTGCCCGGCTATGGCTATGGCAGCGGCGCCTTCCTGCACCAGCGCCATATATGTGTTAACTTTTTCTGCCTCGGTGCGGATGCTCTGTTCAACCGCGGTCTTGGTCTGCTCGTTATATTCCTGCTCCATAGTCGCCATGTTGAGCAGCAGCAGAGCATATCCTCCAAGCGATACCAGCATCATCGTGCTGACAAGCAGCAATGCCTTGAACTTAACAGAAATATTCATTCTTCCCCCTATGCTGGTTCTTGTCTGAAAGACTTTTCGGATCGGACAGGCAAATAGTTTAGGCATTAAATTGAAATTAATATTCAATTTTAATGACAGAAAATCAAGGGGGATCCCCACCCGAGGTGCGCTTGCGTGAGCGCACCTCGGGTGGGGTTGTGCTAGACTGAAGGATTCTCTAGTGGGCAGATGCGCCCGGCAGTCGGGCGCCGATTAACTGACTGTTTCAATTATCCATGCGGAAATCCACACGGATTTTATACAGTTTGGTGGCAGGCAGGTTAAGAATGGTAATGCCGGTGGCCTCGGTGAGGGCATCAAGCGTGGCCTGGCTTTCTTCCCGCGAGGGGCTGATAAGCGTGAACCAGATATTGTAGGCATGCTCGCGCAGGTAGTTGTGCGTCACGCCGGGGCAGGCGTTTACCCGCGCCACAAAGTCGTCCATTTTGTCGTCCGGCACCTTGGCGGCGCACAGGGTAGACACAAAACCCAGTTTGGCCGACTGGAAGTTGGCCCCCAGACGGCGGATGATCTTGCGGGCCTTGAGGCCGCGCACGCGTTCAAAAGATTCTTCCTCACTGATGCCAAGCATCTGGCCCAGATCTGCATAGGGGCGCGGCGTGAGGGGAAAGCCTGTCTGGATGATATCCAGCAGTTGACGGTCAACGCTGTCCATCAGCGTTTCGGTGGTGGCCGCGTGGGCCGTAGGCTGCGTCATGGCGTTCCTCATGTGGCTCAGGGGTTTTCCTTGCGGCGCAGTTTGGCCGGAATATAGGTGCACAGGGGCTCCTCGCCCATGTGGTCGCCGTCCATGCTGTGGGCGCGGGCGCGGCAGCCGCCGCAGACTTTGTGATATTCGCACACGCCGCACTTGCCCGTATAACAGGACTGGTCGCGGAACTGCAAAAAGTATTTACTCTCGCGCCATATCTGCGGAAAGGGAGTTTCGCGCACGTTGCCGCAGTTCAGCTCAAGGTAGCCGCAGGGCTGCACCTGCCCCACATGGCTGATAAAGCAGAAGCCCGTGCCGCCAAGACAGCCGCGCGTGAGCGCGTCCATGCCGAAGGTTTCGGGCGTAACGCTGATGCCTTCTTCCTTGGCGCGCTGGCGCATGATGCGGTAGTAGTGCGGTGCGCAGGTAGCCTTGAGGTGCATGCTGGTGCTCTTGCGGAAATCATACAGCCAGTGCAGCACGTCTTCGTATTCCTGCGCGGTGATGACCTGATCGGCCAGACCTGAGGCGCGCCCCATGGGCACCAGCAAAAAAATATGCCATGCGGCAGCGCCGATGCTTTCGCACAGCTCGAATATCTTTTTGAAGCTGCTCAGATTGTTGCGCGTGACCGTGGTGTTGATCTGAAAGGGCACGCCCACGGATTTGAGGTATTCGATGCCGCGCAGCGAAGCCTCGAACGCGCCGGGTACGCCCCGGAAGCTGTCGTGACTGGCGGCGTCTGGTCCGTCAATGGAAATGGAGCAGCGGTTGACCCCGGCATCCTTGATTTTTTGTGCGTTTTCGGGGGTTATGAGGGTGCCGTTGGGCGAAAAGGCGCAGGGCAGGCCCTTGCTGTGGGCATAGGCCACCAGCTCGTACACGTCGGCCCGCATCATGGGATCGCCGCCGGTAAAGATGATGATGGGCTTGCCCACCTGCGGAAAGGTATCGATGAGCGCCTTGGCTTCTTCCGTAGAAAGCTCGCCGGGGTAAGGCTCCGTGTGGGCCTCGGCACGGCAGTGCTTGCAGGCAAGATTGCAGGAACGGGTCACTTCCCAGGCGATGAGGCGACAGGCGGGGCTGCCGTCCTCAAGGGTGCGCAGGGTGGCGGAGATGCCGTCCGGATGACCGGAGGAAGGGTTGCCCGCAGCGCCTGCGGGGTGCCCGCCCGGATGGCCAGCGGGATGGCCGCCGGGGTGCCCCATGTTGTGAGGGTGATTGCTCATTATCGTGCCAGTCCTTCGCGCAGGATGATTTCTGTAAAGTAGGTGATGATCATGTCCGCCCCGGCTCGCTTCAGGCCCGTGAGGGATTCGAGCATGACGGCGCGCTCGTCGATCCAGCCATTGAGGCCAGCCGCGCGGATCATGGAGTATTCGCCGCTCACCTGATAGGCGCACAGGGGTACGCTTGTATTGTCGCGCACGGTGCGGATGATGTCGCTGTA
This DNA window, taken from Desulfovibrio desulfuricans DSM 642, encodes the following:
- a CDS encoding AsnC family transcriptional regulator, whose amino-acid sequence is MTQPTAHAATTETLMDSVDRQLLDIIQTGFPLTPRPYADLGQMLGISEEESFERVRGLKARKIIRRLGANFQSAKLGFVSTLCAAKVPDDKMDDFVARVNACPGVTHNYLREHAYNIWFTLISPSREESQATLDALTEATGITILNLPATKLYKIRVDFRMDN
- a CDS encoding methyl-accepting chemotaxis protein — protein: MNISVKFKALLLVSTMMLVSLGGYALLLLNMATMEQEYNEQTKTAVEQSIRTEAEKVNTYMALVQEGAAAIAIAGQNLRHVQQGHEADLADDVAAMLKASLTRYPEASGCGLWFEPGAFRADQRYYGPYAYWDKGKIEMTMEYSTPEYDYPRQPWYTQAIPEQWDRSKKRQDSVYWSAPYLDETSHKLMITVAGIMHDRQERIVGVSTLDVSLENLRKTVDGIRITPNSRAFAVDCRSGLIAAFPADSALLLQPVAKLPFNGAKNELTTTAPGSLAQYTLMVSGQPTTVFYSVSPTGMGLGIAIPDAELFAEARQLAESNRHTAMGAVGILLVLACVVILVLNRTIISPILSLASFSRSVAAGNLETPISSDYQSEFSVLRNAMVSMLESLKEKMREADNRTAEARVSAENAEQAQHAAEEATRKAESARTEGMRDAAQRLSQVVAALTAALGSLAARVDETSEGVETQTHRIAETASAVEELSASVLEIAKNAETTANLSEDSRHAAEQGSQQFATVLQDVSAIHKDFQTACDSVDDLSNKADAIGAIAQTIEDIADQTNLLALNAAIEAARAGEAGRGFAVVADEVRKLAEKTMTATREVGQSIDSIQQAVRGTLGSMGSTKEVLEKSMQEVNKAESLLGSIVSLAMESSDQVRAIATASEQQSAATGEINASVSAVSSIAEGTATAMQEAANAVEALRRQSSALAELIAELEKA
- the lepB gene encoding signal peptidase I codes for the protein MAMLLQSQRPPKPLWREYGEALFVALILALVIRTFVVQAFKIPSESMVKTLLVGDHLLASKFSYGIKIPFTHSYIYKGSDPVKGDIIIFEYPNDPSVDYIKRIIGTPGDTIEVRNKQLFRNGEPVKEAYIRFTEPDRIQPVRDNFGPITVPADKYFVMGDNRDNSMDSRFWGLVDRSAIRAKAWRIYWSWGGLGDIRWDRIGKAVQ
- a CDS encoding SAM-dependent methyltransferase; amino-acid sequence: MDIPRIFTITEGEHRIHNPYTSEKLATLGAALRLKPGTRVLDLGSGSGEMLCTWARDYGITGLGIDMSPLFCGQARLRAQELGVASQVEFVHADAAGYVAAEKVDLAACVGATWIGGGVAGTIELLKQSLCPGGIILIGEPYWRCMPPTEDIARGCGATAIADFLPLPGLIECFGNFGYDVVEMVLANQDGWDRYEAAKWLTMRRWLEANPDDDFAQEIRSQLTSEPKRYAMYTREYLGWGVFALMAR
- a CDS encoding D-alanyl-D-alanine carboxypeptidase family protein is translated as MTSTRRFCLPLRTLFAIAALLCAALLSHPGAAFSAPPIPPQSSLGVCSAILYDLDRDAILFEQNADQRIPPASLTKIMSMFLAMDQINSGLARSDNTTTISRNAARTGGSRMGLNENEQVTLDQLLTGMAVSSGNDASTAMAEYVGGSVPAFINMMNAKARDLGMRDSYFVNPHGLPAKGQYTTARDMLTLARAYLHAYPDALRFHNTHVLNYRGRVTWNKNPLLGQYPGADGLKTGWINASGYNLVFTALKGDKRLLAVIMGAPDSQIRSIEAFRLLDAGFEVCNSEAPTVLAALDTLPREKYHPDIRKNAREAYHQFAGNDRGEGTQTVHRAKATNHSKQAKATKTAKNKKKNVEKVARQRGNDNDGQAARRVANNAS
- a CDS encoding SDR family NAD(P)-dependent oxidoreductase translates to MKFRGNIAIVTGASTGVGEAIAQELYGRGLTVVITARDSAAIEATARNMDPSGQRVFPMIADVKDHISVKNLIDSIMERWGRIDYLVNNAGITGPHGVSICDYDVEDWQEVIQTDLSGVFYGMKYAIPAMLRNGGGAVVNLSAVNGMVGIPGIAPYTCAKHGVVGLTQSVALEFAEKGIRVNALAPGYVDTPRMKELPEGVRQMMAESHPMKRMAKPEEVGKLAAFLLSDEASFITGGCYTVDGGYTAQ
- a CDS encoding MarR family winged helix-turn-helix transcriptional regulator gives rise to the protein MENDMLEKSYIPFQCLVINTLNRFNVEGITTAQYEILDALVANGSKTTTELATLRGISQSGTSKLTKRLLDKNHIVQKKSGTDRRSYDISITPEGRDFLNRAEKFRKELLLTIEAALSEQERETFATLCRKIVASSAKGKEKA
- a CDS encoding YifB family Mg chelatase-like AAA ATPase — encoded protein: MVVRLNSGGVEGVDAYPVELEVDFVRQGLPGFTMVGLAETAVREAKDRVFAALRACGFKLPPARITVNLAPAWRRKSGASYDLPLAVGLLAAAGIIPAEPLQGMYLAGELSLNGALRPVSGVLPLALLARQQGAAGLVVPPGNGAEAAVVRGLKVFAPEGLGRCAAFLAGAEPLEPLCEPVPDMLEAPAYRQDYAEVKGQEAAKRALEVAAAGGHNVLLIGPPGSGKTMLAQRLPTILPPLDFEESLEVTKIYSVSGKLPPEAGLMRVRPFRAPHHTISDVALVGGGGYPRPGEVSLAHRGVLFLDELPEFRKTALEALRQPLEGGVAAIARAAHSVNFPAACMLVAAMNPCPCGYYGDPTHQCTCREEQRVRYQSRLSGPMLDRIDVHVEVPAVAYADFRGAGRGASSAQMRERVLKARSTQRARYGSDGPRCNAELSGALLDQHCALDAEGHALMEGAVNRLSLSARACARVLRMARTIADLDDAASIATRHLAEAVSLRVLDRG
- the ahbD gene encoding heme b synthase — protein: MSNHPHNMGHPGGHPAGHPGGHPAGAAGNPSSGHPDGISATLRTLEDGSPACRLIAWEVTRSCNLACKHCRAEAHTEPYPGELSTEEAKALIDTFPQVGKPIIIFTGGDPMMRADVYELVAYAHSKGLPCAFSPNGTLITPENAQKIKDAGVNRCSISIDGPDAASHDSFRGVPGAFEASLRGIEYLKSVGVPFQINTTVTRNNLSSFKKIFELCESIGAAAWHIFLLVPMGRASGLADQVITAQEYEDVLHWLYDFRKSTSMHLKATCAPHYYRIMRQRAKEEGISVTPETFGMDALTRGCLGGTGFCFISHVGQVQPCGYLELNCGNVRETPFPQIWRESKYFLQFRDQSCYTGKCGVCEYHKVCGGCRARAHSMDGDHMGEEPLCTYIPAKLRRKENP